A portion of the Aphelocoma coerulescens isolate FSJ_1873_10779 chromosome 1, UR_Acoe_1.0, whole genome shotgun sequence genome contains these proteins:
- the F7 gene encoding coagulation factor VII codes for MISRQCVALFLCFLLLIHHSLDAVFLKQEEASSVLQRQRRANSIFEEIKLGSLERECIEEKCSHEEAREIFHDVERTEEFWRSYSDPNQCASNPCQNGGICDDQFQDYVCRCPVEYEGKNCEKAVDDKLKCILDNGGCTQYCTDRHSKRRLCFCDDDYTIASDGVSCIPQVKYPCGKIPVLAKKNSTAKGRIVGGLICPPGECPWQALIIQDQREKCGGTLLSPEWVVTAAHCLEYTHPKQLRVRLGEHKINVDEKTEQESGVARMIIHEGYMNGHVNNDIALLNLETPVNLTDYVVPICLPEKRFAVYELSTIKFSTVSGWGRLIDGGATSSVLMRVDLPRVKTQECEKETNLNITENMFCAGDLSGAKDSCKGDSGGPHATQYKNTWFLTGIVSWGKGCAVEGRYGVYTRVSKYIDWLKKHMD; via the exons ATGATTTCCAGGCAGTGTGTGGCtttgtttctctgctttctgctaCTGATTCATCATTCTCTGGATGCAG TCTTTCTAAAGCAGGAAGAGGCAAGCAGTGTTTTGCAAAGGCAAAGACGAGCCAACAGCATCTTTGAAGAGATAAAACTGGGGTCACTAGAGCGAGAATGCATAGAAGAAAAGTGTTCCCATGAGGAAGCAAGAGAGATTTTCCACGATGTTGAAAGGACA GAAGAGTTCTGGCGCTCCTATTCTG ACCCTAACCAGTGTGCCTCCAACCCCTGTCAGAATGGCGGGATTTGTGATGACCAGTTTCAGGATTATGTTTGCCGCTGTCCTGTCGAATACGAGGGCAAAAACTGTGAAAAAG CTGTGGATGACAAACTGAAGTGCATTTTAGACAACGGTGGCTGCACACAGTACTGTACTGACAGGCACTCCAAAAGACGACTGTGCTTCTGTGATGATGATTACACTATAGCGAGTGATGGCGTGTCCTGCATCCCTCAAG tgaaataCCCATGTGGAAAAATACCAgtgctggcaaaaaaaaattcaactgcaAAAGGGAGAATAGTAGGTGGTTTAATCTGTCCTCCAGGTGAATGTCCATGGCAA GCCCTTATAATACAGGATCAGAGAGAAAAGTGTGGTGGTACCCTGCTTTCCCCAGAGTGGGTGGTCACTGCAGCTCACTGTTTGGAGTATACGCACCCTAAACAGCTTCGGGTGAGACTGG GTGAACACAAAATAAATGTTGATGAGAAAACCGAGCAAGAAAGTGGAGTCGCCAGGATGATCATTCATGAAGGATACATGAATGGACATGTCAATAATGATATTGCCCTCCTGAACCTGGAAACACCAGTGAATCTCACTGACTATGTGGTACCAATATGTTTGCCTGAGAAAAGGTTTGCTGTGTATGAACTGTCCACCATCAAGTTCTCCACAGTAAGCGGATGGGGACGCCTAATAGATGGAGGTGCCACCTCTTCTGTTCTGATGAGAGTTGATTTGCCACGTGTGAAGACACAAGAATGTGAAAAGGAGACCAATTTAAATATTACAGAGAATATGTTCTGTGCAGGAGACCTGTCTGGGGCTAAGGACTCCTGCAAAGGAGACAGCGGTGGTCCTCATGCTACACAGTACAAGAACACTTGGTTTCTGACTGGGATTGTCAGCTGGGGAAAGGGTTGTGCTGTTGAAGGCAGATATGGGGTTTACACAAGGGTATCCAAATACATTGATTGGTTGAAGAAGCACATGGACTGA